In a single window of the Elaeis guineensis isolate ETL-2024a chromosome 8, EG11, whole genome shotgun sequence genome:
- the LOC105050836 gene encoding protein OXIDATIVE STRESS 3 LIKE 4 — MSLVFAGVEVVGGPTVGLKDHVTIPVYLQQHGDNNNDHKGEEEKGKRKERNGFFIEEKVVEEESSETSSIGVQSSDSSSEKEEEDEVQSKAKNGAFGSLVSLEESLPIKRGLSNFFSGKSKSFASLADVATSTARDLVKPENPFNKRRRLLMASRTRRASYASFMTCLPPLSSDHIAEEIEKEEEEDEDERNSGDSSTLAPLPPHVSRERKIKKAFRSPRSFSLSDLQNV; from the exons atgtcTCTGGTGTTCGCCGGCGTCGAGGTGGTCGGAGGACCCACGGTGGGCCTGAAGGACCACGTCACCATCCCGGTCTACCTGCAGCAGCACGGAGATAACAACAACGACCACAaaggggaggaggagaaggggaagaggaaggaaaggaatgGGTTCTTTATAGAGGAAAAGGTGGTGGAGGAGGAGTCTTCGGAGACCTCTTCCATCGGAGTCCAGTCGTCTGATTCGTCGTcggaaaaggaggaggaggatgaggtcCAGAGCAAGGCAAAGAATGGGGCTTTCGGCTCTTTGGTTTCCTTAGAGGAATCCCTTCCCATCAA GCGAGGGCTGTCGAATTTCTTTTCCGGGAAGTCGAAATCTTTTGCGAGCCTGGCAGATGTGGCAACTTCGACCGCGAGAGATCTCGTGAAgccagagaaccccttcaacaaAAGGAGAAGGCTGCTGATGGCTTCCAGAACAAGGAGAGCTTCCTATGCTTCATTTATGACATGCTTGCCGCCTCTCTCCTCGGACCACATCGCAGAGGAGatagagaaagaggaggaagaggatgaagatGAGAGGAATAGTGGAGACTCATCCACATTGGCTCCCCTTCCACCTCACGTCAGCAGAGAAAGGAAGATCAAGAAAGCTTTTAGATCCCCTAGGTCCTTCTCTCTTTCTGATCTCCAAAATGTTTAG